Sequence from the Wielerella bovis genome:
ACACCTGGTACGTTGTCCACTTTATCGCCCATCAGCGCGAGAAAATCGCGGATTTGCGTGGGTTTGACGCTGAATTTTGCCATCACGCCATTTTCGTCCAGCGTTTCATCTTTCATGGTATTAACCAGCGTGATGCGGTCATTGACCAGTTGCGCCATGTCTTTGTCGCCCGTGGAAATAATCACGCGCATATTTTGTGTGGCAGCCTGAACGGCGAGTGTGCCAATTACGTCATCGGCTTCCACATCGTTGATTTTTAATACTTTCCAGCCCATTAATTGTACCAATTCGGGCAGCTTATCGGCTTGTGGGCGCAAATCATCGGGCATGGGCGGACGAGTGGCTTTGTAATCGGGATACAGGGTGTGGCGGAAATTTTTGCCTTTGGCATCAAATACGACAGCGCAATATTCATGTGGTGTTTCATCGCGCAATTTTTGTAGCATTTTCAATACGCCGTAAATGGCGTTAGTGGGCATGCCGTTGGGCGCGGTTAGGTGTGTGAGTGCGTAAAATGCGCGGTATAAATAGGACGAGCCGTCCACGAGTAAAAGGGTTGGTGCGGTCATATTAGGCAGCCTGAAAGTAAAATAAATAAGGTGGAATTATACGCGAAAGGCAGCCTGAAAGTGTTCAGGCTGCCTTATGTTGATATTATCGTTTATTACAACGTTGCCAGTTCCCTGATGTACTTATTTGTACACGGGTTTTAGATTTTACATGCACCGCCAACGCAATTATCATCTTCTTGCGCAGCGTCTATGCCCCCTTCTACAACCATGCCGTCAAATTGTTCAAACAGATTGTCTAAATTGTCAAAATCCAAATCGTCTTGTTCGTTCATAATGTGCTTTCTTTAAAAATAGGATAGATTTCCAGCAAAATTGAATAGACTGCCTGAAAAATAAATGTATAGTGAATTCAATTTAAACCAGTATAGCGTTGCCAGCTCCCTTATGTACTATGTGTACACGGCGGTTGCTGTCGCCTTGTCCTGATTTAAATTGAATCCACTATATTTTTACTGGAAAACTAAATGGGTTTATGGAAATGGGAAAATAGGGTTATTGAGGTAAATTTCAAGTTTTCAGGCTGCCTTAATGATAAGGCAGCCTGAAAATAAATTAAAAACACCATTTGAATTTATGGTATTTTTTACAAAATTATTTAGCAGCAAACAGTTTCGCAAAAACTTTTTTCAAATCTTCTTCGGTTAAAGATAAACATTTGCGAATGTCGTCAAACGATAAACTACTTACGGCACGATTGACCAATTCTTCTGGTGCGCCCAGTTGTTTCAGTTTGGCGGCAAGCATTTGTCCCACCATAGATTCCAGAGCTTCTTGTCCTTCTGCTGAATTCATTTCCGTTCCTTTCAATTAGGGTCAAAATCAAAATTGCTATTATAACAATATTTTTTCAGGCTGCTTGATTATTTGCGCATTTCTGCTTCTAAAGCCGATAAATTTTGTTGTCTATCGTTGATTAATGTATTTAAGCGTGCAATCGTTGCGGTATTACCTGATTTTTGTGCGGCAGTCAGTCTTGTTTGTGCTGTACGCAACGCTAGTTTTTCGCGGTCAATTTCTTTTTGTAGAACTTGGCGACGGGTTAAAACTGGTGATTTAGCTGGTATGGCAACAACTTTTGCTGTTTGGATTCGGGTTTTGCTTTTGGGTTTATTGCGAACGATGGTTTTACTTTTAGTGGTTTGTTGAGTAGTATCTGTAATTGGTTTAGATGTGGGTGGAATAATTATCGTATCATCAAATGAACCGTATTCCGTTGTGTTCCAAATGCGACTGATTTCATCGTTAATGGTTTGAGGAACGCTGGTTGTTGACTCAATGGGTTCTATTGTATTGCTGCTGTCCACAGTTTGTATGATTGGTGCATCTATGATGGTATTGGGTGTTTGTGTGGCAAGAGCTAATGGTGTGTGAGCAGTGCTGTTGAGTGCTGAAATATAACATTGTCTACCTGTTTTTTGGGTGGTGTAGTAGGGTTTATCATTAATCACGCAGATATAGGTTGTTTGGGCGTATACGAGGGGGCTAAATAAACCTGCAAGTAGGAAAAATATTGTTGAAAATAAATGGGTTTTCATAATTTTAATGTAATGTGAGGCTATGTTAAAGTTGGTATTTATCAAGTTTCAGGCTGCCTGAATGGTTGAGATTAATGACATCGCTAGGCTGTTATTGACCCTTAAGGCAGCCTGAAAATATTTTTCAGGCTGCCCTTTTGTGTTTATTTTGAAATAAGCCAAATCATTTATTTTTTAACACGATTATTTTTTTTCACAGAAGTGTTTTTGGTGCTACTGCCTTTTGGCTCAGTTTTTTTCGTTTGGGCTTTTTTGGCAGATGTTTTTTTAGTGGCTTTTTCAGCATTTGGTTCAGTAGTTTGTTCGCCAATCATGATGCCATTTGCTGCACCCCATTCTTGCAGTTTTTGCAAGAATACACGTCCCATTGGGCGAGGGTCGCCAGTAAACAGGGTTTTTAAGCCATTGTTTTCAATGATATAGCGACGTAATGCCAAGCGTTCTTCATGGTTTTCAGCTAAACGAATCGCGCAAGCAACATAGTCATCGGCGGTTTTGGTAATCAACCATTCTGGCAAGCCCAAGCGTTTGAACAAACCTTCGTCAATGTGTTCGTGTACTTCTGGACCTGTTTTGCATACGCCCACCAAACCAAGTGTTACCATGTCAATGATGCCGTTGGTGTTGCCAAATGGGAATGGGTTAATCATCATGTCGCATTGATTCAAGGTTTCCAAATATTTATCGTAACCTTGATGTGGATGGGCGGTAACATCGTTGCCCAAATAAGATTTTAGGAAACGTTCTACATACGGATGTGTGACACCGCTGGATTGCCCCAATGCAAAATGGAAATGTACTTTAACTTTGGCACGGTCGCGAATGGCTTTGCATGCTTCCAAGAAATAAGGGTTTAATTTCATGGTGGTTGATGCAATACCGATTTGTACAACTTCTGGGTGATTGCGCAAACGGCATTTTACCTCGTTAGGTGCTAATGCCGATGGTACATAGGGCAGTGCATCTTTGGGTAAACGCAATAATTTTTCGCTGAAACATTCTTCGCTGCCAACGTAATCGTCTTCTACAACTACATATTCAATGAATGGCGAATGTGTTGTACCTGGGTGTCCCAAGGCAACAGCTTGAATCGGGGCAACGCGCGTGTTGCTTAAAAAAATCGGTGCCATGTCCATACCGATGCTTGGCATATACAAAATAGCAGGTTGTACTTGTTCACATATTTCACGAATGCTTAATAATTTATCTATTATGCTGCTGCGTTCAATTTCGTGGAACTCATCAAATACTTCTCGTCCCGCTTGGTCAACGGCTGGTCCACCGATACCAATCAGATGAAAATGTTCACGTGCAGCAACCATAGAAGTGGAATGTGTGCGATAAATGGAATGCGCAGAATGGAAATGTTCCAGCAAAACCACCATAACAGGTTTGCCATTTTTATAAGCAATTTTGCTAACATCGCGGTCTTTCCAGCCGTATTCTAGTAAATGACGGCGAATGACTTGGTTCAATGCGTCTTTTACATTGTGTTTATTGGCGGCAACGTCATAACTGCAATGCATATAAACATCATGGCTAATGTTACTTGGGACTTTGTTCAAGTTGGGCAATGTTGCCAATTTTTCAGGGAACCATTGCAGAATATTGCCGCGTTTGGTAAATGCTGCTTTTGTGCCAATAAAGCGAGGTGATTGCAAAGCAAAACATAAAGATGCGCATAAATCAGGGTCGGCATCCCATAACATTTGGAAATTCAAATCTACATTAGATTCTGGCAGATACATAATCGCAAATTTGTAAAATGCAGATTTATTGCTATCCAAGCTCATGGCTTTCCACAAAGAGTTGGGTTCAGGATTGCGATTATAGGTTGCCAAAATGTGGTCGGCATTGACGTAAGGCGATGATGCAAACACCATATTAATCCAACGTTGCAACAATAAAAAACGTTGTGCGCCTGCTTCGCTGATAGACAATGCTGGGTCGGTGAATAAAGTGGTTGCAGCGGTGGCAACGCGTGTACAAAAATGTTTAACCACTTCATATCCCATGCCATTTAATTGATTAGGATAAGCCATATCAATATTTTGCAATCCACCAAAGTTGGCATCTAGTTTTCCTAAAATGGCTAAAAATTCTTGACAAGCTGCTTCATAATTTTTGGCAGCAACGGCTTGTTCAAAACGTTCTACGCTGGGATTTTGTTGTGGGGTAGACGAAGTAGACATAGGGTAATTCCTTTTGAATTAATGGTGTAATTGAAAAATATGGCTAATGGGAACAGCGTTGAAAATTATTGCCATATTATTTGCATCGTTATTTGAAATAGAAATTAAGACAACGCAACCACGACCGTTGTGTACAAATTAAATAATTTATAGGAAGCTGGTAACGTTGTATTCATTATTATTTTAAACGGCTATACTGTTTGCGCTTCACTGTTTCGTCTCATTAAGTAATTTTTATTCATAAACATAAAATCAAACCATTAATCTTATGCTTATGAATACAGTTTCTATTAATTGGATTAAAGTGAGCTTACCTACATAATATGTTTGCACATTCTGTGTTGCTATCGTTTTGAACGATACACAAATTTAGAGTTGCGCAAAGATTTCAGTCCACAAGTAATCCGCCATAAATATAAAATTAAGCAAACAATATGCCGATGCCGTATGTTAAATTTAGATTACTGATTTGTAAATTGAAAATATCAAAAATCGTTTGTTGATATAACGACATGTAGATAAAATAACGACAAATTTAAGAATTTGAAAAAATGATAAGCTGAATTTTTATATTTCCAACGCAAATAGTGTAGAAATAAACCGCGTTGTTTACATAACAGGTTGAGAAAAATAAGCTTGTAGCATTTCAAATGACGTATCGCCATTTAGTGTAGAAATTATGGTGGATTCAATTTAAATCAGGACAAGGCGACAGCGACTGCCGTGTACACATAGTACATAAGGGAGCTGGCAATGCTAGTAATTTCTACAGACGTCAGATTCAAGAGTCCTACAGTTTTGGATTTTGAAAGATTTCAAGATGCATGATTGTAGCGTGAAAAACAGAAAAAGGCAGCCTGAAAAGTTTTCAGGCTGCCTTTTTGTTTGTATCGTATAAATTGAATAGAATCAATCAGAAGCTAATGACAGCGTTGTTTTCCTTTGGATTGAACGATTTTGTCTAAAAAAGTTTTGTATCCAATATTGCTGCACTGCTATTGTTTTTTAAACTATCCAATCTGATTTATACATCATACATGATGACGACTTTCGCCACTACCTTCAATATTCTCTACACATCGTGTACATAGGGTTGGATGCGCTGCAACTGTTCCCACGTTTGGTGTGTAGTGCCAACAACGTTCACATTTTTGTGCATTAGATACGGTAACTTGTGCGGCTAATTCATCGCCTTGTTGTACATGAATAGAGGATACCAACATCACAAATTTCAATTCATCTCCCAGCGTGTCAAGGGCTGAGAATACATCGGTAGGTGCAGTTAATAACACTTCCGCTTGTAGTGATGAACCAATGGATTTGTCGGCACGCAGAGGTTCAATTGCTGCATTTACAGTAGCGCGAGCAGTGCGGATTGCTGTCCATTTGCTCAATAATTCTGTTTCGCTAGTAGCAGAGATGGTTGGGAAGTTGTGTAAAGTGTGATACAACACGCTATCTTCTTCGCCACCACCGATAATGTCCCACGCTTCTTCCGCCGTGAAACACAACACAGGCGACATCAGCAAAACCAAACTGCGTGTAATATGATACAAAGCGGTTTGTGCGCTTCGGCGCGCGTGTCCGTCTGCTTTGGTGGTATACAAACGGTCTTTTAATATGTCCAAATAGAATGAACCCAAATCCTCTGAACAAAATTGCACCAAATCTTGTACCGCAAAATGGAAGGCGTAGCGTGGATAATAATCACCAGCAATGCGTTCTTGCAGTTGTCGCGCTAACAACAAGGCATAACGGTCAATTTCTACCATATCGGCAAATGGTACGGTGTCTTCAACTGGGTTGAAATCTTTTAAATTAGCAAACAAAAAGCTCAACGTATTGCGAATGCGACGGTAACTTTCAGTTACACGTTTCAAAATTTCTTTGGAAATCGCCAATTCGCCCGAATAATCGGTCGCAGCTGTCCACAGGCGCAAAATATCCGCGCCAAATTCATTGTACACTTCCTGCGGTGCAACTACATTGCCCAAAGATTTGGACATTTTATGTCCATTTTGGTCAACCACAAAACCGTGTGTTAATAGTTGTTTATACGGCGCACGCCCAATGGTGGCGCAACCTGTGAGCATGGACGATTGGAACCAACCGCGATGTTGGTCGCTGCCTTCCAAATATAAGTCAGCAGGATATGCTAATTCAGGGCGTTGTTTCACAACTGAATAATGGGTGCTGCCTGAATCAAACCATACGTCCATTGTGTCGGTTAGTTTATCGTACACTTCACAATCTTCGGGCGACAAGATTTCTGCTTTGTCCAAATCAAACCATGCGTTAATGCCTTTTTGTTCAATCAGTTTGCAAACTTGTTCCAAATATTCGGCAGAATTAGGGTGCAGTTCGCCTGTTTCTTTATGCACAAAAAACACCATAGGCGTACCCCATGAACGTTGGCGCGACACCACCCAATCGGGGCGACCTTCAATCATAGCTTGTAAACGCGCACGTCCCCATGCAGGGAAAAATTCGGTATTATCTACTGCTTTTAGGGCATTGTTGCGCAAGGTGTTGCCTGATGTACCTGCTTTGTCCATGCCGATAAACCATTGTGCGGTGGCGCGGTAAATCAGGGGCGTTTTGTGTCGCCAACAATGCGCGTAACTGTGTTCCAATTTTTTATTAGACAATAACACATTGTTTTCATTCAGCCATTCAATAATCGCCGCATTGCCTTGTTCAAACACGTGCATACCTGCCAAACGCGGTACTTCGCTGATGTAACGTCCTTGCGCGTTCACAGGGTTATACAATTCAATTTTGTATTTATTGCAAACAATATAGTCTTCCAAACCATGTGCAGGCGCAGTATGCACCAAACCTGTACCTGCTTCGGTGGTAACGTGGTCGCCGTTTAACATCAAAATATCGCGTTGCAAAAATGGGTGCGACAAAACCAAATGTTCCAATGCTGCACCTGTGGTTTCCGCCAACACAGGGCTGCCTGCAAAACCAAATCGTGCCAATGCGGCTTCTGCCAATTCTTTCGCCAACACCAATTTGCCGCGTGGCGTATCAATCAATTGATAAACAATGTCCGCGCCCGCAGAAATCGCTTGGCTGGCTGGGAGTGTCCAAGGGGTGGTTGTCCAAATCACGGCAAAACATTCGCCCGAAAGTTCAGGCAGCCTGAATGCTTTTGCCAACGCTGCGTTATCGTGAAATGGATACGCCACATCAATGGCTGGGGAAACCTTGTCGCGGTATTCCACTTCTGCTTCCGCCAAAGACGAGCCACAATCCAAGCAAAATTGGACGGGTTTCGCGCCGCGATACAAATAACCTGCTTTGTAGATTTCGCCCAAAGTGCGGACGGTGTCGGCTTCGGTTTTGTAATCCATGGTCAAATAGGGTTGTTCCCAATCGCCCATAATGCCCAAGCGGATAAAGTCTTTTTTCTGACGGGCAATTTGTTCGCTGGCGTATTCGCGGCACAGTTCGCGGAATTTGCCTGCGGGCATGTCTTTGCCGTGTAATTTTTCCACCATCACTTCAATCGGCAAACCATGACAGTCCCACCCCGGAACGTAGGGCGCGTCAAAGCCAGCCAAAGTTTTGCTGCGGATAATGATGTCTTTCAAAATTTTATTGACCGCATGACCGATGTGAATATCGCCGTTGGCATACGGCGGACCATCGTGCAAAATGAATTTTGGGCGACCTGCGGCTTTTTGACGCAGTTTTTGATAACGTTTTTCGTCTTGCCATTGTTTAACCCATGCTGGTTCACGCTTGGCAAGATTGCCGCGCATAGGGAAAGGCGATTCAAATAAATGGACGGTTTTGCTGTAATCGGACATGGTTTTTGCTCATAAAATTGTTAAGAAATAGGGTTTCAGGCTGCCTTTTTGCGTTACAAATTGCTTATTTTGTTAAAAAATACCCTTTCAGACTACCTGAAAAAAGTATTTCATTTTATAAGGATTTAGGCAGCCTGAAAAGCAACTTTTCGTGTAAATCGGGAAGTAAATTTCAGTTAAACCAATAACAAGTGACTACATTTTTTCAAACACTTGATTATAATGTTTCTCAATTACTCGCAAACGAAAGGAAATCGTTATGAAAAAAATTGCATTTTTAGCAACGGCTGCTGTTTTAGCATTGAGCGCGTGCAGTCAAACTTCTGCACCACAATCGCATAATCATCACAACCATCACAACCATTCTGTTGCGACTCATACCGCAAGCAGCTTGTCTGACCAAGTATTTACTTGCCAAAATGGTATGACGGCTACTGTGAAACACAATGTGGGCGAAGATAAAATCCGTTTGCATGTGGACACGATTGAAAGCAGCACTATTTTGAGCCTTGCTCCATCGGGTTCGGGTGAGCGTTATATCAATGCCAATGGTTTTTATAATAAAGCCACCGAGTTTCATATGAAAGGCAAAGAAGCTGCATTCAACTTCCAAGACCCTTATGGTAATCAAGTGCAAACGGCTTGTTATAGCAAATAATTTTCAGGCTGCCTGAAATAAACTTTTACCTTTAAAACAACTTATTTCTGAATAAGGAATTTATCATGAAAAAAATCGTATTGACTGTTTCTGCTGTTGCTTTGGCTTTGGGCATGAATGTTGCGCAAGCGGCACCCAAAAAAGTAACAGGGCAAAAATTTGAATGCAAAAACGGTGCGACTGTTACGATGAAACGCTTGGGTGGCGACAAAGTGCGTGTTTATGTGGATACGATTGGTGCAAGCACTATTTTGCGAGCTGCTCCAACGGGTTCAGGCGAACGCTACATCAGCAATCGTGGTTTCTACAAAAAAGGTACGGAGTTTCAAGTGAAAGGTAAAGATGCACACTTGATTTTCAACGACCCCTATAAAAATGTGGTGGAAACTTCTTGCCGTAGAAAATAATTTGCGTGTACCATTGATTCAGGCAGTTTGAGTTTTTCAGGCTGCCTGAAAATTTAAAGCTGTATCATTTTATTACATTTGAGGAATAGTACGATGAAAATCAAACACTTCATGATTGTTTCTGCGTTTGCAGCATTGGCAGCGTGTACCAACAATCCAAATAATACTTCTGCTCCAGCGCAGCCTGTTAAAACAGAAACTGCTGCATCTACTCAAACACAAGTGAGCAATCTGCATTCTGGCGATAGTCGTGTGTTTGTATGTGAAAACGGCATGACTGCTAATGTAACTTATATGATTGATGAGCGTGAGGATAAAGAAAACGCCATTCATTTGAATGTGGATACCATTGGTGCGAGCGCGCATTTGACACAAAAAGTTTCTGCTTCGGGCGAACGTTATGCTGCGGATAAGGGTTTTTATGATAAAGCAACCGAATGGCATGAAAAAGGTGGCGAGGCTTATTTTGAATTTACTGACCCTTATGGTAATAAAACCGAAACAACATGTAATGTCAAAACGAAATAAATGATTTTGTCATTAAGGCAGCCTGAAAAATACTTTCAGGCTGCCTTTCTTGTTGTTTGTTTGATTTTCTGCCACAATTATATAGTAGATTCAATTTATAGTGAATTCACTATAGTCGTTTAGTCGGGGTGCTGCGAATAGCGGCTGAGATGATACCCGTGAACCTGATGCAGATAATGCTGGCGTAGGAAACTAAAAAGCGTATATAAACGCAGAATATGATGACCGATTTCAGCATCGTTTTTATAAACTATGATGAATCGGTCTTTTTGCGTTTAACACGCGTCAGGCAGCCTGAAAGCATGATTTGCGATTTATCCACAAATCAACAAGGAAACAAAAATGAATAAAATTCATGCAACATTATTGTGTTTATCTATTATGCTGACTGCAAGCGCGTGGGCAAAAACCGAAGTGCGTTTGGCGGTACATGATTCGTATGATTTGCCCAAAGAAGTAGTGGCAAAATTTGAACAACAAAATGATGCGAAAGTGTCGGTCATCAAATTAGGTGATGGTAATGAGATGCTCAACCGTTTGATTTTGACGAGAAATGGTACGGTTTTGGCAGATGCGGTGTTTGGGCTGGATAATAATACGGTGTTGAAAGCATACGAAGCAGGTATTTTGGCAGCCAATCAGCCAAAAAGTGTGCCTACAATTGTTTCGCTGCCACATATTTTGGCGGTAGATTATGGTTTTATTTCTTTGAATTATGATAAAAAATGGTTTGCGGAGAAAAAATTGCCTTTGCCACAATCGTTGGCAGATTTGGCAAAACCAGCATATAAAAATTTGTTGGCGATGCCTAATCCCAATACATCTACCCCAGGTTTGGCGTTTTTATTAGCCAATATTAGTGGTTTGGGTGAAGAAGCGGCTTTTAAATGGTGGGGCGATATGCGACAAAATGGGGTTAAAATTACCAAAGGTTGGTCGGAAGCGTATTATACCGATTTTACTTTGAACGGCGGTTCGCGTCCTATTATTGTGGGATATGCCAGCAGTCCTGCGGCGGAAGTTTTTTATAGTAAAGGAAAATTGAAAACGCCGAATATGGGTAATTTGTTTTTGCAAGGTGGTAGTTATGTGCAGATTGAAGGTGCGGCGGTGTTGAATAAAGCCAAGCAGCCTGAATTGGCGGAAAAATTGGTGCAATTTTTACAAAATCCTGCGGTACAACAATCGGTTACAACTTCTATGTGGGTGTACCCTGCGGTGAAAAATACGCGGCATCATCCCATTATTGTTCATACATCAGCACCGAATAATGCAGAATTTTTGCCCGCAGCACAGGTCAATGCCAAACAAAAAGCATGGTTGGCGCGGTGGACAAAAACGGTATTGCGGTAAAAATCTTTCAGGCTGCCTATAATGTTTCACATGAAACATTATAGGCAGCCTGAAAACATATCGTAAAAATATCCCCTTTTTTTAAACTTTATATTAAAATCTAAATTTCAGGCTGCCTTTTATTGTAAATAGGCAGCCTGAAACCTTTGTTTTAAAACATATTTTAAAGGTTATTATGAGTAACGGTATTTTTTCATGCTTTGCCCAAGAAGGTGCATTAGACAAAGTACATTGTATTGTTAATGCTATTAGTAACCCCTTATGGGACTGGTTGGTTGTCATTTTATTGGGTGTGGGTTTTTTCTTTACCATTGCCACAGGTTTTGTGCAATTACGGTTATTTGGACGCAGTATCAAAGAAATTCGCGGTAGCCGACAAAACGCTAATCAAAACAGTGGGATTTCTGCATTCCAAGCGTTTGTAACGGGTCTAGCCAGTCGCGTAGGAACGGGGAATATTGCAGGTGTAGCATTAGCGATTTCTATTGGTGGACCTGGTGCCGTATTGTGGATGTGGCTGACTGCACTGATTGGTATGAGTTCTGCATTTGCTGAATCCACATTGGCACAATTATTCAAAGTACGCGATAAACAAACGGGATTATTTCGCGGTGGCCCCGCTTATTATATTGCGCATGGTTTGAATCAACATTGGTTGTCGGTGCTGTTTTCGGTCAGTTTAATTGTGTGCTTTGGTTTTGTATACGAAGCCATTCAAGCTAATACGATTGTGCAAGCCATACAATCAGCAAGCAATATGACTCCTGCTGATGGCGTTACCGAAGAAGTTTGGGATAATTACAAACACGGCAT
This genomic interval carries:
- a CDS encoding DUF4407 domain-containing protein, with product MKTHLFSTIFFLLAGLFSPLVYAQTTYICVINDKPYYTTQKTGRQCYISALNSTAHTPLALATQTPNTIIDAPIIQTVDSSNTIEPIESTTSVPQTINDEISRIWNTTEYGSFDDTIIIPPTSKPITDTTQQTTKSKTIVRNKPKSKTRIQTAKVVAIPAKSPVLTRRQVLQKEIDREKLALRTAQTRLTAAQKSGNTATIARLNTLINDRQQNLSALEAEMRK
- a CDS encoding UDP-glucose:protein N-beta-glucosyltransferase: MSTSSTPQQNPSVERFEQAVAAKNYEAACQEFLAILGKLDANFGGLQNIDMAYPNQLNGMGYEVVKHFCTRVATAATTLFTDPALSISEAGAQRFLLLQRWINMVFASSPYVNADHILATYNRNPEPNSLWKAMSLDSNKSAFYKFAIMYLPESNVDLNFQMLWDADPDLCASLCFALQSPRFIGTKAAFTKRGNILQWFPEKLATLPNLNKVPSNISHDVYMHCSYDVAANKHNVKDALNQVIRRHLLEYGWKDRDVSKIAYKNGKPVMVVLLEHFHSAHSIYRTHSTSMVAAREHFHLIGIGGPAVDQAGREVFDEFHEIERSSIIDKLLSIREICEQVQPAILYMPSIGMDMAPIFLSNTRVAPIQAVALGHPGTTHSPFIEYVVVEDDYVGSEECFSEKLLRLPKDALPYVPSALAPNEVKCRLRNHPEVVQIGIASTTMKLNPYFLEACKAIRDRAKVKVHFHFALGQSSGVTHPYVERFLKSYLGNDVTAHPHQGYDKYLETLNQCDMMINPFPFGNTNGIIDMVTLGLVGVCKTGPEVHEHIDEGLFKRLGLPEWLITKTADDYVACAIRLAENHEERLALRRYIIENNGLKTLFTGDPRPMGRVFLQKLQEWGAANGIMIGEQTTEPNAEKATKKTSAKKAQTKKTEPKGSSTKNTSVKKNNRVKK
- the ileS gene encoding isoleucine--tRNA ligase, which gives rise to MSDYSKTVHLFESPFPMRGNLAKREPAWVKQWQDEKRYQKLRQKAAGRPKFILHDGPPYANGDIHIGHAVNKILKDIIIRSKTLAGFDAPYVPGWDCHGLPIEVMVEKLHGKDMPAGKFRELCREYASEQIARQKKDFIRLGIMGDWEQPYLTMDYKTEADTVRTLGEIYKAGYLYRGAKPVQFCLDCGSSLAEAEVEYRDKVSPAIDVAYPFHDNAALAKAFRLPELSGECFAVIWTTTPWTLPASQAISAGADIVYQLIDTPRGKLVLAKELAEAALARFGFAGSPVLAETTGAALEHLVLSHPFLQRDILMLNGDHVTTEAGTGLVHTAPAHGLEDYIVCNKYKIELYNPVNAQGRYISEVPRLAGMHVFEQGNAAIIEWLNENNVLLSNKKLEHSYAHCWRHKTPLIYRATAQWFIGMDKAGTSGNTLRNNALKAVDNTEFFPAWGRARLQAMIEGRPDWVVSRQRSWGTPMVFFVHKETGELHPNSAEYLEQVCKLIEQKGINAWFDLDKAEILSPEDCEVYDKLTDTMDVWFDSGSTHYSVVKQRPELAYPADLYLEGSDQHRGWFQSSMLTGCATIGRAPYKQLLTHGFVVDQNGHKMSKSLGNVVAPQEVYNEFGADILRLWTAATDYSGELAISKEILKRVTESYRRIRNTLSFLFANLKDFNPVEDTVPFADMVEIDRYALLLARQLQERIAGDYYPRYAFHFAVQDLVQFCSEDLGSFYLDILKDRLYTTKADGHARRSAQTALYHITRSLVLLMSPVLCFTAEEAWDIIGGGEEDSVLYHTLHNFPTISATSETELLSKWTAIRTARATVNAAIEPLRADKSIGSSLQAEVLLTAPTDVFSALDTLGDELKFVMLVSSIHVQQGDELAAQVTVSNAQKCERCWHYTPNVGTVAAHPTLCTRCVENIEGSGESRHHV
- a CDS encoding MliC family protein; the encoded protein is MKKIAFLATAAVLALSACSQTSAPQSHNHHNHHNHSVATHTASSLSDQVFTCQNGMTATVKHNVGEDKIRLHVDTIESSTILSLAPSGSGERYINANGFYNKATEFHMKGKEAAFNFQDPYGNQVQTACYSK
- a CDS encoding MliC family protein is translated as MKKIVLTVSAVALALGMNVAQAAPKKVTGQKFECKNGATVTMKRLGGDKVRVYVDTIGASTILRAAPTGSGERYISNRGFYKKGTEFQVKGKDAHLIFNDPYKNVVETSCRRK
- a CDS encoding MliC family protein; protein product: MKIKHFMIVSAFAALAACTNNPNNTSAPAQPVKTETAASTQTQVSNLHSGDSRVFVCENGMTANVTYMIDEREDKENAIHLNVDTIGASAHLTQKVSASGERYAADKGFYDKATEWHEKGGEAYFEFTDPYGNKTETTCNVKTK
- a CDS encoding thiamine ABC transporter substrate-binding protein, giving the protein MNKIHATLLCLSIMLTASAWAKTEVRLAVHDSYDLPKEVVAKFEQQNDAKVSVIKLGDGNEMLNRLILTRNGTVLADAVFGLDNNTVLKAYEAGILAANQPKSVPTIVSLPHILAVDYGFISLNYDKKWFAEKKLPLPQSLADLAKPAYKNLLAMPNPNTSTPGLAFLLANISGLGEEAAFKWWGDMRQNGVKITKGWSEAYYTDFTLNGGSRPIIVGYASSPAAEVFYSKGKLKTPNMGNLFLQGGSYVQIEGAAVLNKAKQPELAEKLVQFLQNPAVQQSVTTSMWVYPAVKNTRHHPIIVHTSAPNNAEFLPAAQVNAKQKAWLARWTKTVLR